In Penaeus monodon isolate SGIC_2016 chromosome 8, NSTDA_Pmon_1, whole genome shotgun sequence, one DNA window encodes the following:
- the LOC119576273 gene encoding probable glutamine--tRNA ligase: MELADKLSFLGLSEQKVKETLKNESLSKLLGSIADQARENGELSKSAGNLLYNLGTKLPRQFYNHLPFLVNYITNGGINQEAKLTAAIKFVQNHPSGNLNKAEFEKSCGIGVEVTQDEIESAVASVIEKQKKAILNQRYQFNTGPLMGQVRAALPWADSRKVKEEIDLQILTLLGPKREEDLVKPAKAKAEKKEKPENPTVNVTQPTKQLLTMAEFLKTINFHAPGENHKTDGYVITENTERLLKEHLRITGGQVRTRFPPEPNGILHIGHAKAININFGYAAAHNGVCFLRYDDTNPEKEEEKFFIGIRNMVEWLGYKPFKITHSSDYFQQLYEWAIVLIKKRKAYVCHQKPEEVRGRDPPPSPWRDRPVEESLQLFEDMKNGKFEEGEATLRLNLTLEEGKVDPVAYRIKFVTHHCTGDKWCIYPTYDYTHCLCDAIEHITHSLCTKEFQSRRSSYYWLCNEVGTYCPVQWEYGRLNMNYTVVSKRKIAKLIDSGHVRDWDDPRLFTLTALRRRGFPSEAINNFCASLGLTGAQISIHPDALEAHVRDVLNVTAHRAMVVLEPLKVLITNFPSEAAITVSVPNIPGNDDKGTHNVIFDREMWIERSDFREEEEKGYRRLTPKQSVGLRHCGYVIKVQEVVKDSSGKVDHLKVSCEPATENNKPKAFIHWVAQPIKCEIRNYERLFKHECPEDPAVVPGGFLTDINPNSLSISLGMADISVKNAKIYTKFQFERTGFYSVDPDSSPDFLVFNKTVGLKEDKGKN, encoded by the exons ATGGAACTCGCCGATAAACTCAGCTTTTTGGGCCTGTCAGAGCAGAAAGTGAAGGAGACTCTGAAGAATGAATCCTTGTCCAAATTGTTAGGATCCATTGCAGATCAG GCTCGGGAAAATGGAGAGTTGAGCAAGAGTGCTGGAAACCTCCTTTACAACCTTGGGACAAAGTTACCACGTCAGTTCTACAATCATCTTCCCTTTTTGGTTAATTACATCACAAATGGGGGTATTAATCAGGAAGCTAAACTAACTGCAGCAATCAAGTTTGTCCAG AATCATCCATCTGGAAATCTTAACAAAGCAGAATTTGAAAAATCTTGTGGCATTGGAGTGGAAGTGACTCAAGATGAGATTGAATCTGCTGTAGCCTCTGTcatagagaaacagaagaaagccATTCTGAATCAAAG GTACCAGTTCAACACTGGCCCATTGATGGGTCAGGTGAGGGCTGCCCTACCATGGGCTGACAGTCGTAAAGTCAAAGAAGAGATTGATTTGCAGATTTTGACTCTGCTTGGCCCCAAGAGAGAAGAGGACTTGGTTAAGCCAGCCAAGGCAAAggctgaaaagaaggaaaagcctGAAAATCCCACTGTCAATGTAACACAACCAA CTAAGCAGCTGCTAACAATGGCAGAGTTCCTGAAAACCATAAACTTCCATGCACCTGGTGAGAATCACAAAACGGATGGATATGTAATTACAGAAAACACTGAGCGACTCCTAAAGGAACACCTAAGAATAACTGGTGGACAG GTGAGAACACGATTCCCTCCAGAACCCAATGGCATTTTGCATATTGGGCATGCAAAGGCTATTAACATAAATTTTGGGTATGCTGCTGCTCATAATGGTGTGTGCTTCCTACGCTACGATGatacaaatccagagaaagaggaggagaagttcTTTATAGGAATAAGAAACATGGTCGAATGGCTTG GTTACAAACCATTCAAGATCACACACTCATCAGATTACTTCCAGCAACTTTATGAATGGGCAATAGTgcttataaagaaaagaaaggcttATGTATGTCACCAAAAGCCAGAAGAGGTGAGAGGCCGTgaccccccaccatcaccctggAGAGATCGACCAGTTGAAGAATCTCTTCAGCTATTTGAG GACATGAAAAATGGAAAGTTTGAGGAAGGGGAAGCAACATTAAGACTTAATCTAACCCTAGAAGAGGGAAAAGTTGATCCAGTTGCCTACCGTATAAAATTTGTTACACATCACTGCACAGGAGATAAGTGGTGCATTTATCCGACATATGATTATACCCATTGCCTCTGTGACGCAATTGAACACATCACCCATTCACTTTGCACAAAAGAATTCCAATcaag ACGATCATCATACTATTGGCTGTGTAATGAAGTAGGAACTTACTGCCCTGTCCAGTGGGAGTATGGTCGCCTCAATATGAACTATACTGTAGTTTCCAAGAGAAAGATTGCCAAACTAATTGATAGTGGACATGTAAGAG attGGGATGACCCTCGACTATTTACCCTAACAGCATTACGTAGACGAGGTTTCCCATCAGAGGCTATAAATAATTTCTGTGCTTCACTGGGACTAACTGGTGCTCAAATCTCCATCCATCCTGATGCATTAGAAGCACATGTTCGAGATGTACTAAATGTTACCGCACATAG AGCTATGGTTGTTCTAGAACCCCTGAAGGTGTTGATAACCAACTTCCCCAGCGAAGCAGCTATTACTGTAAGCGTACCAAATATCCCTGGCAATGATGACAAAGGAACACACAATGTGATCTTTGATAGAGAAATGTGGATTGAGAGATCAGACTTCCGTGAG gaagaagaaaaaggatatcgAAGATTAACTCCAAAGCAGAGTGTAGGCCTTCGTCATTGCGGATATGTTATTAAAGTCCAGGAAGTTGTAAAAGATTCTTCCGGGAAAGTGGATCATCTTAAAGTATCGTGTGAACCTGCTACAGAGAACAATAAACCCAAAGCTTTCATCCACTGGGTAGCACAACCTATCAAATGTGAAATCAGGAATTATGAGAGATT ATTCAAGCATGAGTGCCCAGAAGACCCAGCAGTTGTTCCAGGAGGTTTCCTTACAGATATCAATCCTAATTCATTATCCATATCCCTTGGCATGGCAGACATTTCTGTGAAGAATGCTAAAATATACACTAAATTCCAGTTTGAACGTACTGGCTTCTACTCGGTAGATCCTGACTCAAGCCCAGACTTCTTGGTTTTCAATAAGACTGTTGGGTTGAaggaagataaggggaaaaattaa